The window GACCTGCACGGGCACCGGATGTGCGCCGTCGTGTGGTGCTGGACCGGCGATCTGGCCCTGCTGGACGAGACGCTGGCGGTGGTGAACGACGCCGGGCGGCCCGCCTTCCACTTCACGACCCCGATGCCGTATCCCGCGCTGCAGGGCATGTTCGACGGGCTGATCCCCAAGGGCATGCAGTGGTACTGGCGGGGTGCCTTCTTCGACCGGATCACCGACGGGGCCGCCGACGTCCACCTCAAGTACGGCGAGAACCTGCCCACCGACCTGTCGACCATGCACCTCTACCCGGTCGACGGCGCCGCCGCCCGGGTCGGCCACGACGACACGGCGTGGAGCCACCGGGACGCCGTCTGGTCGGGCGTCGTCGGCGGCATCGACCCGGATCCCGACAACGCCGGGCTCATCAAGCAGTGGTGCGTCGACTACTGGGAGGAGCTGCAGCCGCACTCGATGGGCGGCTCGTACGTGAACTTCATCGGTGAGGACGAGGGTCAGGAGCGGGTCAGGTCCACCTACCGCGATCACTACGACCGGCTCGCGGCGGTCAAGCGGACCTACGACCCGCGCAACCTCTTCCACGCCAACCAGAACATCGAGCCGAAGCCCTGACCGGTCGGGCCGGAGCCCTGACCGGTCGGGCCCTGAGCCCCGGTCGGCGTGTGGGCTAGAACGTGCCCAGCTTGATGATCGACAGCAGTGCGGCGAGCTGGATCGCCGACGCTCCCAGGGCCTTCGGCCACGGCAGGTCGTGCGACTTGTGGACCATCAGCGTGAACAGCACGCCGGCCGCCACCCAGGTCGCCCAGCCCAGGATCTGCACGAACGGCGCGTCGCCGCCCGCGAACATCGCCACGACGAGCCGGGGCGCGTCCGTGAGCGACATGATCAGCATGGAGAGGCCGACCGTGGGCTGCCAGGCGCCGTCGCCGCCGAGCTGGCGGGCGAGGGTGTGGGTGACCACGCCCAGGATGAACGAGCTGAGGACGATCGCGACCGCGGTGGTCAGCACGATCGGTACGGCCGACGACAGCGTCGCGTTGATGACGTCCGAGCGGGCGCCGTCGAAGCCGAAGACGGCCAGCAGACCGTAGAGGAACGTCACGACGAGGGCCGGGCCCCACATCGTGTAGTCGCGCATCTGCAGGAAGGTCTGGTTCGGGCGCATGACGACGCCGCTCAGCAGTTCCTTCCAGTGCAGCCGCGGGCCCACCGGGGGCGGGGGTGTCTGGCCGGCGCGGTAGGTCCCGCCCTGGTTGTACGGGTCCTCGCCGACGGAGAACGCCGTCGTGTGCCCCGGTTGGTTGGCCGCGTACGGGTCAGGGCCCTGGGGGTGCTGACCGGGGTCGCCGAAGTACTCCGGCTCACCGTGTCCGTTCCCCTGGGGCCACTGCTGCGGTCCGTTGCCGCCGCCGTACGGGGGCTGCTGCGGGTAGGGCCCCGGCACGGGCGGATAGCCGTACGACGGGCCGCCCTGGGGGGCCTGCTGTCCGTACGGCTGCTGCCGCGGGTGTTGTTGCGGAGGCGCCTGCTGCGTGCGGTTGTCCCGGCCGCGTCCGATCCTGAATCCAGCCACGTAATCGAACGTACCTGGTCCCGCTGAGTGACGTGCCGGGCCCGGGGCATCGGACCCGGCTTTGCTGCCGACCTGTGACATCCCCTAAGGGGCCTGTCACGCGTTTCTCAGCGGCTGCTCAGGGTTTTGCCGTAGGTGAGCGCGCTCGACGGGGAGGGCAGACCCAGCTTGGCGGGGGTGACGGTGTAGGAGTCGTTGACGCTCGCGTGCGGGAGGACCCACACACCGCCGGACCTGGCGTTCTCGCCGGGGGAGCCGATCGCCGTGTCCGGTGCGCCGTCGTGATCGTAGTCGCCGGTCGCGACGGCGGCACCGAAGGCGTCGCCCGCCTCCGCGACGCCCGGGACGCGCGGGGTGTCCTGCTGGTATCCGACCCCGTGGCCCTCGCCGAACGCGTCGACCAGGCCGTCCTTCGTGCCGAGGAGCAGGGTCGCGGCACCCGCGCCGGCCCGGGTGCCGATCGCCTCGCCGGGGGCGCCCGCGATCACGTCGTCGCGGCCGTCCCCGTCGATGTCCGCGACGGCGAGGGCGGCACCGAAGCGGTCGCCGCTCTCGGCGACGCCCGGTACGCCGACCGTGTCCTGGTTGAGGGTCTGCTTGCGGAACCCGAAGGAGCCGTTCGGGCCGGCGCCGTAGTGGATGTGCAGGCCGCCGCCCTTCGCCAGTGCCTCAGGGCCGCACGGGTCGTCGATGTTCTCGTCGGCGATCTCTCGGCACTCGCCGAGGACCAGGTCGTCGTGGCCGTCGCCGTCGAAGTCGCCGGAGGCGAGGGCGGAGACACCGGCGTTGTCGGTGTTCCACACGTTGGCCAGGGCGTTCTCCGTCTTCTCCCAGGCCCAGATCCGTACGTGCGACTGGGTGAACGGGTCGGTCGTCCAGTACCCCACCGCCAGGTCCGCCGCGCCGTCGCCGGTGAAGTCGCCGGTGGTCAGGATCGGGGCGCGGCCGCCCATGGGGGCGGTGACGACGGTGGAGGAGAGGCCGTCGGCGGTGCGCAGGACGACCTTGTCCCTGCCGCCGGTCACGATGTCCCGGCTGCCGTCGCCGGTCAGGTCGGCCGCGGCGACCGACAGCCCGTACGCCGCCGAGGCCGCGGGGCCGGTGACGACGTTCGAGCCGGGGCCCGGGCCGCCCTTCGCGCCGCCCACGACGGAGACCAGGCCGGCGTCCGTGCCGCGGCCGGTGACGTCCTCCCCGGGGACGCCGACGAGCAGCTCCGCGATGCCGTCGCCGTTGAGGTCCTCCAGGACCACGGAGGCGCCGAACCGGTCGCCGGTCTCCGGGGTGCCGGGGAGCTCCGCGGTGGACTGGGAGATCCGGATGCCGCCGCGGGTGCCCACGCCCTTCGGGCCGCCCCACACGATGCTGACGTACCCGGCTCTGGCCTTGCCTCCGACGGCGCCGTCGGGCACTCCGACGGCCAGGTCCGGGTAGCCGTCGCCGTTGAAGTCGCTGGTGGAGGGGGAGAGTGGCGCGGCGGCCGCGGTGGGCGCGAGGGCCAGGGCCGTGGCGGCCGCGGTGGCCGCGACGGTGGTGGCGAGGACGTACGTCCGTATCTGCACGGGGACTCCAGGAGTTGGCCGGATCCTTGCGGTTCACCTGTGTGACATCTGGAGTACGGGCGGGGTTGTGTCACGACCGGAAGTCGGTGCCCACTTCGAGGTGCGCGAGTGTTGTACGAATCTGGCGAACCTGTGTGCGTTCAGGGGCGCGCCCCGACCGAGTCCTCGTCGGGGCGCGCCGGTGTCCAGGTCAGGGTGCGAGCACCGAGGCCCAGTTGGTGTAGTGCTCCTTGGGGAGACCCACCGCGTTGCCCATGACGCTGTACGAGTTCTTGGCGGCCGGGCCGCTCGCGGTGCCCTTGAACACCCAGATGCCGCCTGTGCTGTTGTTCTCGCCGGACGCGCCGATCACGAGGTCGGGCCTGCCGTCCTTGGTGAGATCCGCCAGGCGCACGGTCGAACCGAAGGTGTCGCCCTTCTCGGCGGCTCCCGGGACGGCGGCGGAGTCCTGGCTGATCGTGGTGGAACCGGCGCCCGTGGGCCCGCCCGCGCGGCCGGGGACGAGGATCACCGACCCGGCGTCCCGGACGGCACCGAGGTTCTCGCCGGGTACGCCCACCGCAATGTCGCCGAAGCCGTCGCCGTTGACGTCCGCGACGCTCACGTCGGAGCCGAAGGAGTCGTTGGACTCCGCGGCGCCCGGTACGCCCGGGGTGTCCTGGTGGATCAGGATCGGCTCGGCCGCCGGGTCGACACCGCGGGCTCCGCCCGGCCAGATCGCGATCTGGCCGCCCTTGTGACCGGTGCCCTCCTGCGGCGTCCCGTCGATGACCGTGTCGGAGGGGTCGCCGACGACCAGGTCGCCGTAGCCGTCGCCGTTCACGTCGCCGACGGCGACGTTGTCGCCGTCGGTGGACAGCGGAGGCTGCCGCGTCGACGGGGCCACGTACACACCCCCGGAGGGGTGGTCGGACAGGCCCACGCTGACGGCGATCTCCTCGGGGCGTCCGCTGCCGTCGAGATCGCCCAGGGCCGTGTCGTCGAGCGAGGGAGTGTCCGTCCCCAGGCTGTGGCCGGCCGGCTTGCCGGTCCGGGTGAACGGGCCGGTCATGCCGATGCTCGCGCACCAGCCCGCCACGGAGACCCGGGGGTGCCCGGGGGAGGCTTTCGGATTGACCGCCGAGACTCCGGTGCCGTACGAGCAGCCGCTGGTGTCCCCGTCCACGGACGGGCTCGGCGTCGGCAGGACGGCGCTGTTCTTCAGGCCCTGGGCGCCGCCCCACAGGACGGTGACGCTGCCACGCGTGCGCGCTCCGGTCACGTCCTCGTAGGGCGCGCCGACGAGCAGGTCCGCGTAGCCGTCGACGTCGAGGTCGGCGGAGGACACGGAGTGGCCGAAGGCGTCGTCCGCCTCCGCCGCGCCCTCGACTCCACTGCTGTTCTGGGAGATCAGCTGCTTCTGTCCCGTGCCGGGGCCGGACGCCGAGCCGAACAGGACGACGACGGCGCCTGCCCCCGACTTGCCCGAGACGGTGGCGTCCGGGGCGCCCACGACGAGGTCCCGGAATCCGTCCCCGTTGAAGTCGTCCGCGAATTTCGCCGGGGCGGCGAAGGCTTCGGGCGCCAGGGTCAGCGGGGTGACCCCCGTCGCCAGGACGGCGGTGAGGACCGCCATGGTGCGGATACGCATGTGACGTCCCGTCAGCCGGTCAGGGAGGCGCCGAACGCCCCGTACGTGTAGGGCAGTTCGAAGGCGCCCGGGCCGAAGCCGCGGTCGCCGTTCGGGGAGATGCCGGTGCCGTCGGAGAGCATCGCCGTGACCGCGCCGACGCCTTCGCCCTCGAAGGTCGCGGAGACCGTGTAGTCGGCCCTGCCGTCGGCCGTGACGTCCGCGAGGAGGACGTCGGAGCCGAAGTAGTCCATCGCCTCGGCGCTGCCGGGGACGCCGGAGGAGGCCTGGGAGAGGGTGCGGCCGCCGGTCTCCGAGACGCCGTCCGCCGAGCCCTGGAGGAGGACCGTGGAGCCGGTGTCCTCGATGGACTCGATGTCCTCGAAGATGACGCCGACGGCCAGTTCGCCGTAGCCGTCGCCGTTCACGTCGCCGATGGACAGGGCGCTGCCGAAACCGTCGTGCGCCTCGTCCGCGCCGGGCACGCCGGGGGAGTCCTGGGTCAGTTCGGCCATCGGCGCGTCGCCGTTGACCGGGCCGCCCGCCGAGCCGCGGACGACGGTCACCTTCCCGCCGAGGCTGCCGCTGTGGTCGTCCTCCTCGGTGAACACGTTGCCGAGGGCGATCTCGCCGTAGCCGTCGCCGTCGATGTCGCCGATGGCTATGGACGTGCCGCCGCCCAGGACGCGGGGCACGGACGTCTCCAGGCCCCCGGAGGTGCCGAGGTAGGCGACTCCCTTGGACCAGCTGTTGGGGCCGTCGCCGGTGAGCTCGGTACGGAACGTCAGGACGAGGTCGTCCTTCTTGTCGCCGTTGGTGTCCCCGGCCTTGATCGCGTCGACGCCGTACGGGGAGGTCTCGGGCAGGTTGATCCGCTGGGCGGCGCCCGTCGTGCCGGACCGGGTGAAGCCGCCCCTGACGACGTACGCGTGCGAGGCGGTGGTGCCCGAGGCCAGGTCGGCCCGGCCGTCGCCGTCGAAGTCGCCCGCGGTCAGGACGCGCCCGAACTCGTCGTGCGCGGAGACGGCCGGGTCCTTCACGGTCGTGCCGCCCGCGACGCCGCCCGACCCGCCCCACAGGACGGCCACCGTGCCGCCGTCGACGTCGCTGTCGACGTCCTCGCCGGACGCGCCGACCGCGAGGTCCGCGTACCCGTCGCCGTCGAAGTCGGCGACCGCGAGCGCCGAGCCGAACGTGTCCTCGGCCTCCGGGGTGCCGGGCACGCCGGCCGAACTCTGGTCGATCACCGTGCGGTTGGCGGGGTCCAGCCCGGTGGGGCCGCCGTAGACGACGGCCACGTAGCCGGCCATGCCCTGGTCGCCGACCTTGGCGTAGGGCGCGGCGAAGGCGACGTCGCCGTAGCCGTCGCCGTTGAAGTCGCCGCGCAGCCCGGAGGGGGCCGCGGAGGCGGAGGCCGGCAGGGCGACGAGCAGGCCGGTGGTCAGGGCGGTGGCGATGAGGAGGGTGCGCTTGCGCAAGGAAGGTCTCCGGGAGAGGGGGAAGCCGGGCCCGGCACTGTGGCGTGCGGGCCCGGCCCGGTGTCGAGGGAAGAGGGGAACGGGCAGGTCAGTCGGCGAAGTTGGCGCCGAGGACCGGGGTGCCCGAGGCGGAGATGCCGACGGTGGAGGTGTAGATGCCGGCGGCGGCGGACAGGGAGCCGTCGGCGCCGGAGCGCAGGGCGTACACGGCGCCGTTGTTGCCGTTCTCGCCGTCGGCGCCGATGATCACGTCGCCCCGGCCGTCGCCGTCCAGGTCGTCGACGTGCACGTCGGACCCGAAGCGGTCCTCGGCCTCGTTGGAGTTCGGCACACCCGCGGTGTTCTGGTCGAGGAACCTCGCACCCGCGCCCGTGATGCCGGAGCCGTCCGCGGCGCCGTACAGGACGGTCACCGCACCGGCGTCCACTACGCCGTCGAGGTCCTCGCCGCGCGAGCTGACGACTAGGTCGAGCCGGCCGTCGCCGTCGACGTCGCCGAGGTCCAGCTCGGAGCCGAACTGGTCGCCCGCCTCACCGCCGCCCGGGACGCCCGAGGTGTCCTGGTCGATGGTCTGCACGTCGCCCTGGGCCGGCCCGGAGGCGGAACCGTGGCCGATGAGTGCGGCGCCGCCCAGCTGCGCGCCGGCTATCTCGTCGTCCCAGGCGAGCCCGAACACGATGTCGTCGTAGCCGTCGCTGTCGGTGTCGCCGACGTCCGTGATGATGCCCGCGGGCAGCTTCTGGTAGTCGGGCGACCGGATGCCGTCCGCGGAGCCCGGGTACCAGAAGTTGGCGTTGTAGCCGTCCTCGGTGTCGGTCTCGTAGCCGTTGACGATCAGGTCCTCGACACCGTCGCCGTTGGCGTCCCCGGACTGCAGGAAGCGGATGCCCCAGCCGTCGCCGCTCTGTACGGCCACGGACACCGTGTAGTGGCCGCCGGTCGCGCCGGCGCGGGTGAAGCCGCCCCGGTGGATGTCGACGGTCGCGGAGGTGTACGTGCCGAGGGCCAGGTCGTCCTTGCCGTCGCCGTCGAAGTCGGCGGCCTCCAGCACACTGCCGAACCAGTCGTGCTTGGCGGCGCGGGGGTCCGCGACCGTCGTGCCGCCCTGGAGGCCCGCGGCGGAGCCCCACAGGACGGCGACGGTACCGCCGTCGACGTCGCTGCCGACGTCCTCGCCCTGGGCGCCGACCGCCACGTCGTCGTAGCCGTCGCCGTCGAAGTCGCCGTACGCCGTGTCGGTGCCGAAGAAGTCGTCCTTCTCGGCCGTGCCGGGGACGCCCGCGGTGTCCTGGGTGATGGTGGCGTGCTCGCCACCCCCGTACAGGACCGTGAGCGCTCCGGCGGCGGCCTGGCCGTTCACGTACGCGCCGGTGGCGGAGACGGCGACGTCGGCGAGCCCGTCGCCGTTGAAGTCGGCGTCCGCGGCGGCCACGGCGGCGGAGTCGGCGGCCGTCGCGGCGGACGCCGCGAAGGTGAGGAGGCCGCCCGTCAGAGCGGCGGCGGTCGCCGTCGCGAGGGTGAGCCGAAGGTGCTTGTGCATGCGGGATTCTCCTGCAGCATGCGGGGGCGCCGGCGGGCGCCCGCAGTCAATGGGGTGCGTACCGCCCGCATTTGCCCGGAGTTTCCCCGGGCTTCACGGGCGGTTGGCGATCAGGAGACCCGCAAGGAGTGACGAGGGTTGTACGTGAGATGGATTATTTTCTCCGGCGGTTCCCGGGACCGGAGGGGAGGACGGGAAGGGTGAGGTGTGCGGGACTACTTGCCCAGTACTCCGCCGTACGCCACCGCGCCGCCGATCCCGAGCTTCGCGGGCGTCAGTGAGACGGCCGGTCCGCGCGGACTGTCGCCCGTGGACGCCCGGTACCAGACGCCCCCGGCCGACGCGTTCTCCCCGGGTGCCCCGATCACCTGGCCCGGGTTTGCGGTCCCGTCGTACCGGCCGGCCGACACCGCCGACCCGAACAGGTCCCCGGCCTCGGCGGTACCCGCGACCCCCTCGGAGTTCTGGCTGAAGGACGGCCCGGTGAGGACGCCGTCGTCGCCGGCCCGCAGTTCCCAGTACGCGCCCGCGTTCGCCGCGGAGCCCACCGACTCGTGGCTCGCGCCGGCGATCAGCAGGTCGGCGCCGCTGCCGTCGAGGTCGGCGACCGCCAGTGCCGCGCCGAAGTTGTCCTCGGGCTCGGCGGTGCCGGCCACGGCCGGGGAGGACTGCGTGGTGCAGGTGACCTTCCCGCCGAGCGTGCTCCCGGCGGCGCCGTACACCGTGGCGACGGCCCCGCCGAGGCGGTCCTCGCAGGATGTGCTGTCGGCCTCCGGGCCGGGCTCGACCCGGCCGATGGCGAGGTCGGCGCGGCCATCGCCGTCGAAGTCCCCGGCGGCGAGCGCCGTACCGGAGTCGGACGTGGACCAGGTGCGCTTCCAGGCGCCGGAGGCCAGGCTCATCACGTGCGTGCCGCCGATCTCCATGCCGGTGTACGCCGTCGCGAGGTCGTCGGTGCCGTCGTCGTCGAAGTCGCCGCTCGTCAGGGCGCGGACGCTGCCGAAGCCGTACCCGGCGACGAGGGAGGTCCCGGTGGAGGTGCCCGGCGCGAGCGGGCCGGGGCGCAGGACGGTCGCGCCGCCCTCCTCGCCGTTCTGTGCCAGGGCGAGGTCGGCGTTCCCGTCGCCGTCGTAGTCGCCGGCCGACAGCAGGCGGCCGAGCTGCACGTCGCCGGTGCCCTTGGCCGCGGTGAAGCCGGAGCCGAGGCCGTCCGCCGAACCCCACAGCACGTAGGCGGCGCCCTCGTGCGCGGTGCCCGAGCCGGTCTGTTCGCCGGGCGCGGTGACGGCGAGGTCCCCGTACCCGTCGCCGTTCAGGTCCGCGGGCTGCACGGCGAAGCCGAACTGATCGCCCGCCTCGGCCGTGCCGGGTATCCCGGAGCTCGCCTGGCTGACCTTGGCCGCCGAACCGCCGAGGCCGTCCGCCGAGCCCCAGATCACGCTCACGTAACCGGCCTTGGCCCGCCCGTCGGCCGTCCCGCCCGGTACGCCGACCGCGAGGTCCGCGTACCCGTCGCCGTTGAAGTCGGACCGGTGGACGGGCGCGGCCGTGGCCGAGGGGATCACCAGGACGGCGCCGCCGAGCGCGGCGGCCGCGCCCAGGACAACGACGGAGAGGGTCTTTCTTCGCACGGGGCCACTCCAACTCTCGTACACGGAGATCGACTTACGGGGGCGCCCCCGGGGCTCCCCGTGAGGGGCACCCTGAGGGGCGCGGGGCTGTGACGTGTGCGGCTCCGCCGCGTGGGCGCGGCCCGCCACGGCCGGCCCGCGGTCTCACGACTGCCGAGAGACCGTGCCGAACTGTAGACCCGCCCCACCGGGTCCGAAAGCCGATCCGTCGAACGTACGAAGGGTTGTGTGCCGGTGGCCGTCAGGTGAACGCCGCCTGCCGTCCTCGTTCACCTCAGCCGCAGCGGCACACCGAGCTCTTCGGGGGTGAGGAGCTGCGTCCGTTTCGCGTCGAAATTGTCGTCCGCGCCCCGCAGGACCAGGAAGGCGCCCTTGCGTTTCTCGTAGAGCGGCCCGAACACGACGGCGTCGGCGTGGTCGTCGCCGTCCACGTCGAGGAGCGGCGGCTGGTAGTGGAAGGCGTTCCACCGGTGCGGGTTCGGGGTGCCGGGCAGACCGTCGGTCCCGGCGTCGACGGTCTGCTCGCCGTCCGCGGACGGTACGCCCTGCGGGCCGCCGGGCAGCAGCGTGACCTTGCCGTCGTGGCGCCGGAAGTTCGGGGTGTTCACCACGACGTCCGGCTTCCCGTCGCCGTTGACGTCGCCCACGGCGGGCGAGGTCCCGAAGTCGATCCGCCGCTTCGCGCCGTCCTTCCCCTCGATCACGGACTTCGTACGCCCGCTGCCCAGTCCCGACTTCGCGCCGTACAGGATGGTGAGCGCGCCGCCCTCGGCAGGCATGTCGGCGGGGGCCACCTCGAGCCGGGTGGGCAGCAGCAGGTCGTCGATGCCGTCGCCGTCCGCGTCGCCGGCGGCCGGCGTGCGCGGGCCGTCGAAGGTGTCCACGGCCGCGCCGATGGCGGGCTCGCGCGCGGTGTCGCGGACGAGTCCGTCCTCGTCGCCCTCGTAGTAGCCGACCGTGTGCAGGCTCTCGGGCGCGCTCTCGTCCTCCTCGGCGTCGTAGTCGTACGTGAACACGACCTCGGCCTTCCCGTCGGCGTCGAAGTCGCCGGTGGTGGCCGAGGAGGGCGTCGCGTAGCCGCCCTGGCTGATGTCGATCGCGGCTTGGCGCTTCGGGGTGCCCGCGCGGTCGAAGGGGCCGTGGAGCAGCAGTCCCGCGGAGCCCGGACCGGTCTCGGAGTTGTCGCCCCTGCCGCCGTGTCCGCCGTCGATGAGGTCGACGGAGCCGTCGCCGTCGAAGTCGGCGGCGGCGAGCGGCCGGAAGCCGTCGGGCAGGTCGAGCGCGACGGCGCGGCCGAGGCCCCGGGCGCCGCCGAAGAGGGCGTAGGTCTCCAGCCTGGTGTCTCCCATTCCGCGGCCGGCGACCAGGTCGGTGAAGCCGTCGCCGTCGAGGTCGGTGCGCAGCAGGGCCGTGAAGTACGTGTCCGTCTTGCCCGGTGAGGTCCGCGCGGCGGAGGCCGGGGCGAGGCCGTCGGGGGAGCCGTAGGCCACGACCAGGGTCTCGACGGTCCGCGCCCCGTCCTTGGTGCGCGAGGTGACGACGGTCGCGAAGTCGTCGTGGCCGTCGCCGTTGAAGTCGCCCGGGTCGGGGTTCTCGGACGGTTTTCCGGCGGTGGGCTTCTTCTGGGCGGCGGCCCGGTCGGGTGAGCCGCCGCCGCCACCGCATCCCGTGAGCAGGCAGACGCCCGCGAGGAGCGTCACGGCGACCGGCAGGGGTCTCGTCGCGAACCGGGGCACCCGGTCGCCCGGAGGGCGCCGCATCAGCGCTCCGCCCCCAGGAACCCGGAGGTGGAGAAGGTCAGTGCGGGCTTCCGTGCGATCAGGCCCTTCTTCGCGCCCGGGTACACGGCGATCGTGTCCTTGGTGTCCCCGCGGTAGGTCCGCACCACCAGGTCCGCCCGCTTGTCGCCGTCGAAGTCGGCCACCGCCAGGACCCGGGTGGTCCCCGCGGCCGGCGGCTGCACGGTCACCATCCCGGTCGCGGACAGTCCGCCCGCGCGGCCCTTCAGAATCCTCAACTGCGAACCGCTGGACAAGAGTTCGCTCAGTCCGTCGCCGTCGAAGTCCCCGGAGTCCAGGACCGTGCCGGCGACCGGGAGCTCACCGCGCCGGGTGCCGGGCACGTCGTACCGCAGAGCGGTGCCGCGCATCGTGCCGATCGCCGCGTCGAGCCCTTTGCCCCCGCCGAACCGCCCGAAGGCGACGTCGACACCGTTCGGGAGGGCGACCGCGGTACCGGTGGGACCGGCCGGCCCGCCCGGGACGAGCGAGGAGTCGGAGGTGCCGGAACCCTCCGCGGTACGCACGAGCAGGTCGTCGCGACCGTCACCGTCGACGTCCACGGCCGGGGGAGTCGGGACGTTCCCCGGTGAGGCGAGCGGGGCGCCGGCCGTCTTCGGGGCGCCCTTGCGGGTGAAGGGCCCCTGCAGATGGCTGAGGCGGCCGTCGGAGGCGTGCACGACGAGATCCTCGGCCCTGTCGCCGTTGAAGTCGCCGCACACCGGCTGGTCCGGCCAGTCGTTGCCGAAACGTGCCTGCGCGGGAATCGCCAGCTTCACCGCTTTCCCGGACAGCCCCCGGGACGAACCGAAGAGGATCTGCAGCGGCACGGGCGGCTGCCCCTGCCCGTCGTAGGGCGGGTCGGTCGAGACGACGAGGTCGGTGAAGCCGTCCTTGTCCAGATCGCAGTTCGCCTCGGCGTCGAAGACGGCGGGCAACTGCCCCTTCGTGGCGGCCGCGTGCTGGGCGGGACTCAGCAACTGCCGTGCGCCGGGGGCAGGTCCACGGGCGGACCCGTACACGATGCCGATCCCGGCGTCGTCCCCGTGGCTGTCACGCTTCACCAGGTCGTTGAGCACGAGGTCGCGGTGCCCGTCGCCGTTGAAGTCGCTGTCCACGCGACTGCCCCGGCCGAGCGGTACGGGGATCCGGGCGGGTGCCTTGGCGACCGTGACGGGCTCGCGCCGCGCGGCGTCGGAGCGGTCCTCGCCGCCCCCGCCGCCCGGCCCGCCGCAGCCGGCGAGCAGCAGTGCGCCGCTCGCCACGGCACCCGCCACACGTATCCCGCTCTTCCCCATGGTCACGTCAACCCCGACCGCATCGTGAGACAACAACCTGCACATGATGCGGGGCGGGAGGTCATAAGTCACCAGGGTCGAAGGTCCTGAATGGGAGGTCGGGCGGGGCGAGCCGGGGCGAAGCGCCCGTATCGGCGCCCGCCCCGGTGCCGCGTCACACGGTGCCGTCGCACCGGCGCCCGCCCCGGCGTTCCGTCAGGTGGTGTTGCTCTTGGAACGGCCGAAGAACTCGATCTCGGCGATGGCCACCTGCTTCTTGGCGTCGGCGGCGTAGGCCGAGCGCAGGATGAACCGCACCGCGACGACGTCGGCGACCCGGAACTTGCGCCGCTGGCCGCCCGCGCTCTGGTCGAGGGTGATGGTCCTGGTCGTCTTCTTGCCGTCGGCGGTGGTGATCCTCGCCTCGATGCGCTGCGGGAGAGCCGACTTCTGGAGCTGGTCCACCTTCGTCGACATGCCGGAGGTGATGACCAGGTCGAGCAGCCGCGTCGGACGGTCGAAGCGGGCCTCCACCCACTGGCCCTCCCCGGTCTGCGAGACCCCCGGTCCCCACCAGGTGTTGCTGAGCTTGTCGAAGGCGAGCTGCGGGCTGTGGCCGGGATACGAGCGGGACGCCTTGACGCTGGTCGGGCCGATCGGGGCCCGCTTGGCGAAGTGGTCGCGGGTCGCGTCGACCCCGGCACCGATGTTGAGGACGAGGGTGACGATCAGGGCGATCACGACGGCGCCCACGACCCAGTTCATGACGCGTCCGAAGCCGCGGCGCAGACGGGGCCGGTCGCCCGCCCAGGGCGTCTCCGCGTCGCGGTTCAGCACCCGGCGCCACCACGGCTGCCGGCCCGGTGTCCCGGGGCCGCCCTCCATCGGCATGGCGCAGCGGCCGCAGAAGTGCCGGTCGGGGCGGTTGGGAGTGGCGCACCAGGGGCA of the Streptomyces aurantiacus genome contains:
- a CDS encoding FG-GAP-like repeat-containing protein — protein: MRIRTMAVLTAVLATGVTPLTLAPEAFAAPAKFADDFNGDGFRDLVVGAPDATVSGKSGAGAVVVLFGSASGPGTGQKQLISQNSSGVEGAAEADDAFGHSVSSADLDVDGYADLLVGAPYEDVTGARTRGSVTVLWGGAQGLKNSAVLPTPSPSVDGDTSGCSYGTGVSAVNPKASPGHPRVSVAGWCASIGMTGPFTRTGKPAGHSLGTDTPSLDDTALGDLDGSGRPEEIAVSVGLSDHPSGGVYVAPSTRQPPLSTDGDNVAVGDVNGDGYGDLVVGDPSDTVIDGTPQEGTGHKGGQIAIWPGGARGVDPAAEPILIHQDTPGVPGAAESNDSFGSDVSVADVNGDGFGDIAVGVPGENLGAVRDAGSVILVPGRAGGPTGAGSTTISQDSAAVPGAAEKGDTFGSTVRLADLTKDGRPDLVIGASGENNSTGGIWVFKGTASGPAAKNSYSVMGNAVGLPKEHYTNWASVLAP
- a CDS encoding FG-GAP repeat domain-containing protein yields the protein MHKHLRLTLATATAAALTGGLLTFAASAATAADSAAVAAADADFNGDGLADVAVSATGAYVNGQAAAGALTVLYGGGEHATITQDTAGVPGTAEKDDFFGTDTAYGDFDGDGYDDVAVGAQGEDVGSDVDGGTVAVLWGSAAGLQGGTTVADPRAAKHDWFGSVLEAADFDGDGKDDLALGTYTSATVDIHRGGFTRAGATGGHYTVSVAVQSGDGWGIRFLQSGDANGDGVEDLIVNGYETDTEDGYNANFWYPGSADGIRSPDYQKLPAGIITDVGDTDSDGYDDIVFGLAWDDEIAGAQLGGAALIGHGSASGPAQGDVQTIDQDTSGVPGGGEAGDQFGSELDLGDVDGDGRLDLVVSSRGEDLDGVVDAGAVTVLYGAADGSGITGAGARFLDQNTAGVPNSNEAEDRFGSDVHVDDLDGDGRGDVIIGADGENGNNGAVYALRSGADGSLSAAAGIYTSTVGISASGTPVLGANFAD
- a CDS encoding FG-GAP repeat protein, producing MRKRTLLIATALTTGLLVALPASASAAPSGLRGDFNGDGYGDVAFAAPYAKVGDQGMAGYVAVVYGGPTGLDPANRTVIDQSSAGVPGTPEAEDTFGSALAVADFDGDGYADLAVGASGEDVDSDVDGGTVAVLWGGSGGVAGGTTVKDPAVSAHDEFGRVLTAGDFDGDGRADLASGTTASHAYVVRGGFTRSGTTGAAQRINLPETSPYGVDAIKAGDTNGDKKDDLVLTFRTELTGDGPNSWSKGVAYLGTSGGLETSVPRVLGGGTSIAIGDIDGDGYGEIALGNVFTEEDDHSGSLGGKVTVVRGSAGGPVNGDAPMAELTQDSPGVPGADEAHDGFGSALSIGDVNGDGYGELAVGVIFEDIESIEDTGSTVLLQGSADGVSETGGRTLSQASSGVPGSAEAMDYFGSDVLLADVTADGRADYTVSATFEGEGVGAVTAMLSDGTGISPNGDRGFGPGAFELPYTYGAFGASLTG
- a CDS encoding FG-GAP and VCBS repeat-containing protein, with protein sequence MQIRTYVLATTVAATAAATALALAPTAAAAPLSPSTSDFNGDGYPDLAVGVPDGAVGGKARAGYVSIVWGGPKGVGTRGGIRISQSTAELPGTPETGDRFGASVVLEDLNGDGIAELLVGVPGEDVTGRGTDAGLVSVVGGAKGGPGPGSNVVTGPAASAAYGLSVAAADLTGDGSRDIVTGGRDKVVLRTADGLSSTVVTAPMGGRAPILTTGDFTGDGAADLAVGYWTTDPFTQSHVRIWAWEKTENALANVWNTDNAGVSALASGDFDGDGHDDLVLGECREIADENIDDPCGPEALAKGGGLHIHYGAGPNGSFGFRKQTLNQDTVGVPGVAESGDRFGAALAVADIDGDGRDDVIAGAPGEAIGTRAGAGAATLLLGTKDGLVDAFGEGHGVGYQQDTPRVPGVAEAGDAFGAAVATGDYDHDGAPDTAIGSPGENARSGGVWVLPHASVNDSYTVTPAKLGLPSPSSALTYGKTLSSR
- a CDS encoding Yip1 family protein, producing the protein MSQVGSKAGSDAPGPARHSAGPGTFDYVAGFRIGRGRDNRTQQAPPQQHPRQQPYGQQAPQGGPSYGYPPVPGPYPQQPPYGGGNGPQQWPQGNGHGEPEYFGDPGQHPQGPDPYAANQPGHTTAFSVGEDPYNQGGTYRAGQTPPPPVGPRLHWKELLSGVVMRPNQTFLQMRDYTMWGPALVVTFLYGLLAVFGFDGARSDVINATLSSAVPIVLTTAVAIVLSSFILGVVTHTLARQLGGDGAWQPTVGLSMLIMSLTDAPRLVVAMFAGGDAPFVQILGWATWVAAGVLFTLMVHKSHDLPWPKALGASAIQLAALLSIIKLGTF